From the genome of Deinococcus sp. AJ005, one region includes:
- a CDS encoding multidrug DMT transporter gives MDTLKKAGAMLAHLDLFHQMLDLRGLLQLAAHMEERGDRVTLISGETITLIGAEMLSDAGVTTGKGARIEAATAYRVLQALKGHDAPEYAVTREELGALNARAVAELEGGDALKAFGDTLARIGAAPAAAPVHPPAPAQAPQPEASAPAERPGRGRRAAETEETATEQPAA, from the coding sequence ATGGATACCCTCAAGAAAGCAGGGGCGATGCTGGCCCACCTCGACCTCTTCCACCAGATGCTGGACCTGCGCGGGCTGCTGCAACTGGCGGCCCACATGGAGGAGCGCGGTGACCGCGTGACCCTGATCAGCGGCGAGACCATCACCCTGATCGGCGCGGAGATGCTCAGCGACGCCGGGGTGACCACCGGCAAGGGGGCCAGGATCGAGGCCGCCACCGCCTACCGCGTCTTGCAGGCGCTGAAGGGCCATGACGCCCCCGAATACGCCGTGACCCGCGAGGAGCTGGGCGCGCTGAACGCCCGCGCGGTGGCCGAACTGGAGGGCGGCGACGCGCTGAAAGCCTTCGGCGACACGCTGGCCCGCATCGGCGCGGCTCCGGCGGCAGCCCCTGTGCATCCTCCTGCACCTGCCCAGGCCCCTCAGCCGGAAGCCTCAGCCCCCGCTGAACGTCCAGGCCGGGGCCGCCGCGCCGCCGAGACCGAGGAAACCGCAACCGAACAGCCCGCCGCATAA
- a CDS encoding S1C family serine protease, translating into MTAETDRLPRRDVRGRDSNLRRLLLSGLLLGGLALSGGQAQDLPLTAQKFAQTQNLQTQKPAQTSAINAPKPLTDAEKQTLKTLFSKVRPATLRIEQCDNTVPGACDEPDGIGSAVLISADGLALTAYHVVEGASKLSAQTVDKKRYAVEVVGYDDQDDLALLRVSVPGATPFVPLSSARPGVGDAVLAVGNGGGTFLQPKTGRLTGLEADAGPGGATFPPGTLQMSAPLIPGDSGGPILNVRGELTGIVSYISVSREKGPASFAVPVTASDARLAELRAGKKLDAPIIGISLNGPYTALLTIDATDFKRASALLKLGDTPGAFFTGVNPGSPAEKAGLQPLKLNDKDQRVSGDIVTEVNGKRIINFDEFQYAVRTYRPGDTITLTVLRGNKPLMVKVTLIGRSQAQR; encoded by the coding sequence ATGACCGCCGAGACTGACCGTCTCCCGCGCCGGGATGTCCGGGGCCGGGACTCCAACCTTCGCCGCCTGCTGCTGTCGGGCCTGCTGCTGGGTGGGCTGGCCCTCTCTGGCGGTCAGGCGCAGGACCTGCCCCTGACCGCCCAGAAGTTCGCCCAGACCCAGAACCTCCAGACCCAGAAGCCTGCCCAGACCAGCGCCATCAACGCCCCCAAACCGCTGACGGACGCCGAGAAACAGACCCTCAAGACGTTGTTCTCCAAGGTCCGGCCTGCCACGCTGCGGATCGAGCAGTGCGACAACACGGTGCCGGGAGCCTGCGACGAACCCGACGGGATCGGTTCTGCCGTGCTGATCTCGGCGGATGGGCTGGCCCTGACCGCCTACCATGTGGTGGAAGGGGCCAGCAAGCTGAGCGCGCAGACGGTGGACAAGAAGCGTTACGCAGTAGAGGTAGTGGGCTACGACGATCAGGACGATCTGGCACTGCTGCGGGTCTCGGTGCCCGGGGCCACGCCGTTCGTGCCGCTGTCCAGCGCCCGCCCCGGCGTGGGCGACGCGGTGCTGGCGGTGGGCAACGGCGGCGGCACCTTCCTGCAACCCAAAACAGGTCGTCTGACTGGTCTGGAGGCCGACGCTGGACCCGGCGGCGCCACCTTCCCGCCCGGCACCCTCCAGATGAGCGCCCCGCTGATCCCCGGCGACAGCGGCGGCCCGATCCTGAACGTCAGGGGCGAATTGACCGGGATCGTCAGTTACATCAGCGTCAGCCGCGAGAAGGGACCGGCCTCGTTCGCGGTGCCAGTCACGGCCAGCGATGCCAGGCTGGCCGAGCTTCGCGCCGGGAAAAAGCTGGACGCGCCGATCATCGGCATCAGCCTGAACGGGCCGTACACCGCGCTGCTGACCATCGACGCCACGGACTTCAAGCGCGCCAGCGCGCTGCTTAAACTGGGGGACACGCCGGGCGCGTTCTTCACTGGCGTCAATCCGGGCAGCCCCGCAGAGAAGGCGGGCCTTCAGCCGCTGAAACTCAACGACAAGGACCAGCGCGTTTCCGGCGACATCGTGACCGAGGTGAACGGCAAGCGCATCATCAATTTCGATGAATTTCAGTATGCCGTGCGGACGTACCGGCCCGGCGACACCATTACCCTGACGGTCCTCCGGGGCAACAAGCCGCTGATGGTCAAGGTCACGCTGATCGGACGCAGCCAGGCCCAGCGCTAA
- a CDS encoding S24 family peptidase translates to MTGEPSLRELPSLDLPPLELAAWLGARRAALNLQQGQVSARTLDHGGQAGRVTQPYLSRLERGTRPLEALTPARQDALRRALEIPAGEWVARTGLPLLQAAPGDDALEVLELVRVPVRALASAGLPVTEDHASVIDHELVPVRDHRPGMLVLEVGGESMTTAAGGGIRPGDRIYVDPGDLDLREGLVYVLHISGLGLTVKRLRRYGGALWLTSDNPDHPPVKPEEVTVVGRVYFHQPRGVRL, encoded by the coding sequence ATGACTGGCGAACCGTCTTTGCGTGAGCTGCCTTCACTTGATCTGCCCCCACTTGAACTGGCTGCCTGGCTGGGTGCGCGGCGTGCGGCGCTGAATTTGCAGCAGGGGCAGGTCAGCGCCCGCACGCTGGACCACGGCGGGCAGGCCGGGCGCGTGACCCAGCCGTACCTGAGCCGTCTGGAACGCGGCACCCGTCCGCTGGAAGCGCTCACCCCCGCGCGTCAGGACGCCCTGCGCCGCGCGCTGGAGATCCCGGCGGGCGAGTGGGTGGCCCGCACCGGGCTGCCGCTGCTCCAGGCGGCCCCGGGCGACGACGCTCTGGAGGTGCTGGAACTGGTACGTGTGCCGGTGCGCGCCCTCGCCAGCGCCGGGCTGCCCGTGACTGAAGACCACGCCAGTGTCATTGACCATGAACTGGTGCCCGTGCGTGATCACCGCCCCGGCATGCTGGTGCTGGAGGTGGGCGGCGAGTCCATGACCACCGCTGCCGGGGGCGGCATTCGCCCGGGTGACCGCATCTACGTCGATCCTGGCGATCTGGACCTGCGCGAGGGACTGGTCTACGTGCTGCACATCTCGGGGCTGGGGCTGACCGTCAAGCGGCTCAGACGGTATGGGGGCGCGCTGTGGCTGACCAGTGACAACCCCGATCACCCGCCCGTGAAGCCGGAGGAGGTCACGGTGGTGGGCCGGGTGTACTTTCACCAGCCGCGCGGCGTGCGGTTGTAG
- a CDS encoding gamma-glutamylcyclotransferase family protein — protein MSESPLTTVFVYGTLMPGERNAHIATQGGSFRTRPASLKGYRLLHLWPEAYPAVVPGDGGDVVRGFALTYAPADWPLALPFLDELEGIDETPPLYTRQQVVLTLDGGQEVPAWVYLYAVAERLNRPGVLPVPGGDWTAIPDRTRSSESDR, from the coding sequence GTGTCCGAGTCGCCCCTGACCACCGTTTTCGTCTATGGCACCCTGATGCCCGGCGAGCGCAACGCCCACATCGCCACTCAGGGTGGCAGCTTCCGCACCCGCCCCGCCAGTCTGAAGGGTTACCGCCTGCTGCACCTGTGGCCGGAGGCGTATCCCGCTGTGGTTCCGGGGGATGGGGGAGACGTCGTGCGCGGATTCGCCCTGACCTATGCCCCTGCCGACTGGCCGCTGGCCCTGCCCTTTCTGGACGAGCTGGAGGGCATTGATGAGACGCCCCCCCTCTACACCCGCCAGCAGGTAGTGCTGACGCTGGATGGTGGACAAGAGGTGCCTGCCTGGGTCTACCTCTACGCCGTGGCCGAGCGCCTGAACCGCCCTGGCGTCCTCCCCGTGCCGGGCGGTGACTGGACCGCTATCCCGGACCGCACCCGCAGCAGCGAGAGTGACCGCTGA
- the rpsO gene encoding 30S ribosomal protein S15, whose protein sequence is MIDKKATIQAHAKSDKDTGSTAVQVALLSARINNLGAHLAENKKDKHGQRGLQLMNGQRRRLLKYLERTNYDEYIALTDQLKIRRGQRIVR, encoded by the coding sequence ATGATCGACAAGAAAGCCACCATCCAGGCCCACGCCAAGAGCGACAAAGACACCGGCAGCACCGCCGTTCAGGTGGCCCTGCTGAGCGCCCGCATCAACAACCTGGGCGCGCACCTGGCCGAGAACAAGAAGGACAAGCACGGCCAGCGCGGCCTCCAGCTCATGAACGGCCAGCGCCGCCGCCTGCTGAAGTACCTGGAGCGCACCAACTATGACGAGTACATCGCCCTGACGGATCAGCTCAAGATTCGCCGTGGCCAGCGCATCGTCCGCTAA
- a CDS encoding GNAT family N-acetyltransferase — MSEPHIRLLTGADAAVYREVRLAALRSDPNAFITTAAEFESRTLESITAQLTPQPTFVTFGAFVGNELVGLLSLGREERPRLKHRANIFGVSVSPAARGQGCADALMRAGLAHARGWDGVTSIHLSVTETQTAARCLYERYGFQVWGTQPDAVQDDEGHALTEHHLCLLLDGKTTSQYKGQRRTLKENPALTFENVGARDGT, encoded by the coding sequence GTGTCTGAGCCGCATATCCGCCTGCTGACCGGGGCGGACGCCGCCGTCTACCGCGAGGTGAGGCTGGCCGCCCTCCGCAGTGACCCGAACGCCTTTATCACCACGGCTGCCGAGTTCGAGAGCCGAACTTTGGAATCCATCACCGCGCAACTCACGCCACAGCCGACGTTCGTGACTTTCGGCGCGTTCGTGGGCAACGAACTGGTGGGTCTACTGAGTCTGGGACGCGAGGAACGGCCCCGGCTGAAACACCGGGCCAACATCTTCGGCGTGTCCGTTTCGCCAGCAGCACGCGGTCAGGGCTGCGCGGACGCGCTGATGCGGGCGGGACTGGCACACGCGCGGGGCTGGGACGGCGTGACCTCCATCCATCTCTCCGTGACTGAAACCCAGACCGCCGCGCGCTGCCTGTACGAACGCTACGGCTTTCAAGTCTGGGGCACGCAGCCCGACGCTGTGCAGGACGACGAAGGCCACGCCCTGACAGAGCATCACCTGTGCCTGCTGCTGGACGGCAAAACCACCTCACAGTACAAAGGCCAGCGCCGGACCCTCAAGGAGAATCCGGCGCTGACCTTTGAAAATGTTGGTGCTCGGGATGGGACTTGA
- a CDS encoding carbon-nitrogen hydrolase family protein: protein MTVVRVAAAAYGVDFLPDWAAYEAKIGGWVAGAADAGAELLVFPEYAALELVALLPPELHHDVLGMRPALQAFLPGFLALHARLARQYGVCIVAGSFPTEHAGGFVNRAHVFAPDGSHAWQDKLLMTRFEAEEWQISPGEGVRVFALELRGGEALRFGVATCYDSEFPAPARQMAEGGAELLLVPSFTGSRAGFTRVRVGSMARALEGQCYAVHAPLIADAPWSYALEDAVGRAAIYAPADDGLPEDGIVAERGWNESGWLIHDLDLALIRNVRADGHVLNWRDRTAAGERSTPTDVVSLGAGVGV from the coding sequence ATGACAGTGGTGCGGGTGGCGGCGGCGGCTTACGGGGTGGACTTTCTGCCGGACTGGGCGGCTTACGAGGCAAAAATCGGCGGCTGGGTGGCGGGGGCGGCGGACGCGGGCGCAGAGCTGCTGGTCTTTCCCGAATACGCCGCGCTGGAACTGGTGGCATTGCTCCCACCAGAACTGCACCATGACGTGCTGGGCATGCGGCCCGCGCTTCAGGCGTTTCTGCCCGGTTTCCTGGCCCTGCACGCCCGGCTGGCGCGGCAGTACGGCGTGTGCATCGTGGCAGGCAGCTTTCCAACTGAACACGCTGGCGGCTTCGTCAACCGCGCCCACGTCTTCGCGCCGGACGGCAGCCATGCGTGGCAGGACAAACTGCTGATGACCCGTTTCGAGGCCGAGGAATGGCAGATTTCCCCCGGCGAGGGAGTGCGTGTCTTCGCGCTGGAACTGCGGGGCGGCGAGGCCCTGCGCTTCGGCGTCGCCACCTGCTACGACAGCGAATTCCCCGCCCCCGCCAGGCAGATGGCCGAGGGCGGCGCAGAACTGCTCCTGGTGCCGTCCTTCACGGGCAGCCGCGCCGGATTTACCCGCGTGCGGGTGGGGAGCATGGCCCGCGCCCTGGAGGGCCAGTGCTACGCCGTCCATGCCCCGCTGATCGCCGACGCCCCGTGGTCCTACGCCCTGGAGGACGCCGTGGGCCGCGCCGCCATCTATGCCCCCGCCGACGACGGCCTGCCCGAGGACGGCATCGTGGCCGAGCGCGGCTGGAATGAAAGTGGCTGGCTGATCCATGACCTCGATCTGGCCCTGATCCGCAATGTGCGCGCCGATGGCCATGTGCTGAACTGGCGGGACCGGACGGCGGCTGGGGAGCGGTCCACCCCCACCGACGTCGTGAGCCTGGGGGCGGGCGTTGGTGTCTGA
- a CDS encoding 5-formyltetrahydrofolate cyclo-ligase gives MDAPTTPSPGLPDPVLPGTHREHVWSALMRARACAYPLPPHGHHPNFTRARQAGRHLLAHPQVSGLHTLIVGPDRVLAPLRKLALEAGITLYVPHQKKPAQRGQVWYWRLSDPAGARLSAMPKVGEPVLYVPGKSGLEDAQAAVLGSVAVGSDGARLGKGFGWGARGLGLGLPELTLAHPLMLSGALPCAADSRVALIGTLDGVLEPSTL, from the coding sequence ATGGATGCCCCCACCACGCCCAGCCCCGGCCTGCCTGATCCCGTGCTGCCCGGCACCCACCGCGAACACGTCTGGTCGGCCCTGATGCGGGCGCGGGCCTGCGCCTACCCGCTGCCGCCGCACGGCCACCACCCCAACTTCACGCGGGCGCGGCAGGCGGGCCGACACCTGCTGGCCCATCCGCAGGTGTCGGGGCTGCACACGTTGATTGTCGGTCCGGACCGCGTGCTGGCCCCGCTGCGAAAGCTGGCGCTGGAGGCGGGTATCACCCTGTACGTGCCCCATCAGAAGAAGCCAGCCCAGCGGGGTCAGGTCTGGTACTGGCGGCTGAGTGACCCGGCGGGCGCACGCCTGAGCGCCATGCCGAAGGTGGGCGAGCCGGTGCTGTACGTGCCGGGTAAATCCGGGCTGGAAGACGCGCAGGCCGCCGTTCTGGGCAGCGTCGCCGTGGGGAGCGACGGCGCGCGGCTGGGCAAGGGCTTCGGCTGGGGGGCGCGTGGCCTGGGCCTGGGCCTCCCCGAACTGACCCTGGCCCACCCGCTGATGCTGAGTGGGGCGCTGCCCTGTGCCGCCGACTCGCGCGTGGCCCTGATCGGTACGCTGGACGGGGTGCTGGAGCCTTCAACCCTTTAG
- a CDS encoding DinB family protein gives MTKSSNNKTLVPALITVAGVGLAAGAAYLARQRKGEVKEFVVSRVLEAPAGRSSYTDLGQGLERGGIALAGRAARAADTPANREVLSHIIGIECWGQNRLRMALGQRLHESDSYHAYRPAQDVTLGELRNLLSQTRSGTVDLARQLHANPPEDGATVNHNGLGPLTAKAWLRYLTQHADLESRRLRGEKDTARPQDEVMPEAAPS, from the coding sequence ATGACCAAGTCGAGCAACAACAAGACCCTCGTTCCGGCGCTCATTACGGTGGCCGGGGTGGGGCTGGCCGCCGGGGCCGCGTATCTGGCCCGCCAGCGCAAGGGAGAAGTCAAGGAATTCGTGGTGTCGCGCGTGCTGGAAGCTCCCGCCGGACGCAGCAGTTACACCGATCTGGGCCAGGGTCTGGAGCGCGGCGGCATCGCGCTGGCCGGACGCGCCGCGCGGGCCGCCGACACCCCGGCGAACCGCGAGGTGCTGTCTCACATCATCGGCATTGAGTGCTGGGGCCAGAACCGCCTGCGGATGGCGCTGGGGCAGCGTTTACACGAGTCCGACAGTTACCACGCCTACCGCCCCGCGCAGGACGTGACGCTGGGCGAACTGCGAAATCTGCTGTCCCAGACCCGCTCCGGCACCGTCGATCTGGCGCGGCAACTCCACGCGAATCCGCCGGAAGACGGCGCAACCGTGAACCACAACGGCCTGGGACCCCTGACCGCCAAGGCGTGGCTGCGCTACCTGACCCAGCACGCGGACCTGGAAAGCCGCAGACTGCGCGGCGAGAAGGACACGGCCCGCCCGCAGGACGAGGTCATGCCGGAAGCCGCGCCGTCCTGA